A portion of the Mesobacillus sp. AQ2 genome contains these proteins:
- a CDS encoding TIGR01777 family oxidoreductase — MKIAITGGTGLVGRALSSELIRNGHEVFILTRNRKDQGSHNPKFVQWLNEADNPENELEGINAIVNLAGATINDRWTDEYKQKIMDSRIKATSEVNRIIESLKNKPPVLINASAVGYYGTSLTEVFNEQSDPANDFLADTVWRWEAAATQAKELGSRVVLCRFGVILDKNGGALPKMMLPYKFFAGGKVGSGTQWLSWIHIEDVIRGIIYAIGNDQLDGPVNFVSPSPVTMDQFGQILSKVLGRPNWLPVPSFALKIALGDMSMLLLEGQNVVPSKLLKAGFKFKYPELEKALKGILGK; from the coding sequence ATGAAAATAGCCATAACCGGAGGAACAGGGCTTGTCGGCAGGGCTTTAAGCAGTGAACTTATCCGTAACGGACATGAAGTATTCATTTTAACCCGGAATAGGAAAGATCAAGGCAGCCATAATCCAAAATTTGTTCAGTGGCTCAATGAGGCTGACAATCCGGAAAATGAGCTTGAAGGCATTAATGCAATCGTGAATCTTGCAGGCGCAACTATTAATGACAGATGGACAGATGAGTACAAACAGAAGATCATGGACAGCAGGATTAAGGCGACCAGCGAAGTGAACAGGATTATCGAGTCACTTAAAAATAAGCCTCCTGTCTTAATCAATGCAAGTGCAGTGGGTTATTACGGCACCTCGCTGACAGAAGTTTTCAACGAACAATCGGATCCAGCTAATGACTTTCTGGCTGACACGGTCTGGCGCTGGGAGGCTGCCGCAACCCAGGCAAAAGAATTAGGCTCCCGGGTGGTGCTTTGCCGATTCGGTGTGATCCTGGATAAAAATGGCGGAGCCTTGCCAAAGATGATGCTCCCGTATAAATTTTTTGCGGGCGGAAAAGTCGGCTCTGGTACTCAGTGGCTCTCATGGATTCATATTGAGGATGTCATTCGTGGAATTATTTATGCAATTGGGAATGACCAGTTGGACGGTCCAGTAAACTTTGTCTCTCCTTCACCAGTAACAATGGATCAGTTTGGCCAAATTTTATCCAAAGTGTTGGGACGCCCCAATTGGCTTCCGGTTCCCTCCTTTGCCCTGAAAATCGCTCTTGGAGATATGAGCATGCTTTTGCTGGAAGGCCAGAATGTCGTTCCCTCAAAGCTTCTAAAAGCCGGTTTTAAATTCAAGTATCCAGAACTTGAAAAAGCCCTTAAAGGAATTTTAGGAAAATAA